A genome region from Carya illinoinensis cultivar Pawnee chromosome 2, C.illinoinensisPawnee_v1, whole genome shotgun sequence includes the following:
- the LOC122300300 gene encoding 3-ketoacyl-CoA thiolase 2, peroxisomal, which translates to MEKAINRQRILLEHLRPSSSSSYISDSSISGSACLAGDSAAYQRTSAFGDDVVIVAAHRTPICKSKRGGFKDTYPDDLLAPVLKALIEKTNLNPSEVGDIVVGTVLAPGSQRASECRMAAFYAGFPETVPVRTVNRQCSSGLQAVADVAAAIRAGFYDIGIGAGLESMTTNPMAWEGSVNPKVKAFEQAQNCLLPMGITSENVAHRFGVTRQEQDQAAVESHRRAAAATASGKFKDEIIPVPTKIVDPKSGEEKPVKISVDDGIRPSATVSDLARLKPVFKKDGTTTAGNSSQVSDGAGAVLLMKRSVALQKGLPILGIFRTFAAVGVDPAIMGVGPAVAIPAAVKAAGLELDDIDLFEINEAFASQFLYCRNKLGLDPEKINVNGGAMALGHPLGATGARCVATLLHEMKRRGKDCRFGVVSMCIGTGMGAAAVFERGDAVDEFCNARKVDSDHHLLSKDAR; encoded by the exons ATGGAGAAAGCTATCAACAGGCAGAGGATTCTCCTCGAGCACCTCcgaccttcttcttcttcttcttacaTCAGCGATTCTTCTATCTCT GGATCGGCATGTCTGGCTGGGGACAGTGCTGCGTACCAGAGAACTTCGGCTTTTGGGGATGATGTGGTGATTGTAGC AGCACATCGGACGCCAATATGCAAATCTAAACGTGGTGGTTTTAAGGATACTTATCCCGATGATCTCCTCGCACCAGTTTTGAAG GCATTGATAGAGAAAACCAATCTGAATCCAAGTGAAGTCGGGGATATTGTGGTGGGTACTGTCTTGGCACCAGGATCTCAGAGAGCCAGTGAATGCAGAATGGCTGCATTCTATGCCGGTTTCCCTG AAACTGTGCCCGTCAGGACCGTGAACAGGCAATGCTCATCTGGGCTTCAGGCTGTTGCTGATGTAGCTGCAGCTATAAGAGCTGGATTTTATGATATTG GTATTGGAGCCGGGCTGGAGTCTATGACAACTAATCCAATGGCATGGGAAGGGTCTGTGAACCCAAAA GTGAAGGCCTTTGAACAAGCCCAAAATTGCCTTCTTCCCATGGGTATAACCTCAGAAAATGTTGCACATCGTTTTGGTGTAACTAGGCAGGAACAAGATCAGGCTGCA GTTGAGTCACATAGGCGAGCTGCTGCTGCTACTGCCTCTGgtaaatttaaagatgaaattattccTGTGCCTACGAAG ATTGTTGACCCAAAATCGGGTGAGGAGAAACCTGTTAAAATCTCCGTTGATGATGGGATTCGGCCTAGTGCAACAGTATCAGATCTGGCAAGACTGAAGCCTGTTTTTAAGAAAGATGGGACCACCACTGCAG GCAATTCTAGCCAAGTGAGTGACGGAGCTGGGGCTGTACTCCTAATGAAGAGAAGTGTTGCATTGCAAAAAGGACTACCCATCCTTGGCATATTCAG GACTTTTGCTGCCGTTGGTGTTGATCCAGCTATCATGGGTGTAGGCCCAGCTGTTGCAATTCCAGCTGCAGTCAAGGCTGCTGGTTTAGAGCTTGATGATATTGACCTTTTTGAGATAAATGag GCATTTGCATCCCAATTTTTATATTGCCGTAATAAGCTTGGTCTTGATCCAGAAAAGATCAATGTGAACGGAGGTGCTATGGCTCTTGGGCATCCTTTGGGTGCAACAG GTGCTCGCTGTGTTGCTACTCTATTACATGAGATGAAGCGCCGTGGCAAAGATTGCCGCTTTGGAGTGGTATCAATGTGCATAG GCACTGGAATGGGGGCAGCGGCTGTTTTTGAGAGAGGTGATGCGGTTGATGAGTTTTGCAATGCCCGGAAAGTTGACAGCGACCACCACCTTTTATCTAAGGATGCTCGGTAG